A stretch of Acidimicrobiales bacterium DNA encodes these proteins:
- a CDS encoding acyltransferase family protein: MRTHVAALDGLRGVAVAAVVAYHVRPDWVPGGFLGVDLFFVLSGYLITSLLLEEHERAGRVDLLAFAGRRLRRLLPAVLVVVMATAVYVNARGDFGEIERMRRHGLATIGYVANWLFILDGDSYFADVVGPSMLRHVWSLAIEEQFYLLWPLATWAALRLAGRRGVAAVALGVGTVSVVLMALWFEAADPSRVYFGTDTRIFEPLVGAAVAAVLPLRAAKPSVIVRFGGGAAAVWLAAVLLVDDRWDGFYRGGALAIAGVVAVVLVAATVDGRLARLLAWRPLVALGAISYGVYLWHWPLLIGARREGWTGPWADALIVVATLAVSAASHRLVETPIRRSTRLVAWRPVVAAVGAMAIFGVAVVGLTRTTIPAEAVSVDEAIEDAIEGSRPGGPTEGPADAIAAHEPLVVVLIGDSSAWTLGGGLVSWGLNHGPYDSPFDPDRIELVNLARKGYRLVPGATTDFGEARERPFVDRDDEAWWRETVASVQPNLVVALFGLSDLQSRVVDGTVVDFESAAFADLLEQSADELLGDLAASAPVVVLTSPPLIGAHMPQPVMSAFFDEFSAARAERLNALLQEVARDHPRISMFAFAEALCPGDGPDHGCLLADDGQPARHDGVHFTEPGARLAAALLTDALEAAAGLSDPDSTP, translated from the coding sequence ATGCGCACCCACGTCGCGGCGCTCGACGGCCTCCGCGGCGTCGCGGTCGCGGCTGTCGTCGCCTATCACGTCCGGCCGGACTGGGTGCCCGGCGGCTTTCTCGGCGTCGACCTCTTCTTCGTCCTCTCGGGCTACCTGATCACCAGCCTGCTGCTCGAGGAGCACGAGCGCGCCGGCCGGGTCGACCTGCTCGCGTTCGCCGGGCGCCGGCTGCGGCGGCTCCTCCCGGCGGTCCTGGTGGTCGTGATGGCCACGGCGGTCTACGTCAATGCCCGCGGGGACTTCGGCGAGATCGAACGCATGCGTCGGCACGGGCTCGCGACGATCGGCTATGTCGCCAACTGGTTGTTCATCCTCGACGGCGACTCGTACTTCGCCGACGTGGTCGGCCCGTCGATGCTGCGCCATGTCTGGTCACTGGCGATCGAGGAGCAGTTCTACCTGCTGTGGCCGCTGGCGACCTGGGCGGCGCTACGCCTGGCCGGGCGCCGCGGCGTCGCCGCCGTGGCCCTCGGCGTGGGGACGGTCTCGGTGGTGCTCATGGCCCTCTGGTTCGAGGCCGCCGATCCGAGCCGGGTCTACTTCGGCACCGACACGCGCATCTTCGAGCCGCTCGTCGGCGCCGCGGTCGCCGCCGTCCTGCCGCTCCGGGCGGCCAAGCCATCCGTGATCGTGCGGTTCGGCGGGGGCGCAGCGGCGGTCTGGCTGGCGGCCGTGTTGCTCGTCGACGATCGCTGGGACGGCTTCTACCGCGGCGGTGCTCTGGCGATCGCAGGGGTCGTCGCGGTGGTGCTCGTGGCGGCCACCGTCGACGGCCGACTCGCCCGGCTGCTTGCCTGGCGCCCCCTCGTCGCGCTCGGCGCCATCTCCTACGGGGTCTACCTGTGGCACTGGCCGTTGCTGATCGGCGCCCGCCGGGAGGGATGGACCGGGCCGTGGGCCGACGCGCTGATCGTGGTCGCGACGCTCGCGGTGTCCGCGGCGTCCCACCGCCTCGTGGAGACACCGATTCGACGGTCCACCCGCCTGGTCGCCTGGCGGCCCGTGGTGGCGGCCGTCGGCGCGATGGCGATCTTCGGCGTCGCCGTGGTCGGCCTCACCCGCACGACGATCCCGGCCGAGGCGGTGAGCGTCGACGAGGCGATCGAGGACGCGATCGAGGGCTCCCGTCCCGGCGGGCCGACGGAGGGGCCCGCCGACGCGATCGCGGCCCACGAGCCCCTTGTCGTCGTGCTGATCGGCGACAGCTCCGCGTGGACGCTCGGCGGTGGGCTGGTCTCGTGGGGCCTGAACCACGGGCCCTACGACTCGCCGTTCGACCCGGACCGCATCGAGCTCGTGAACCTCGCCCGCAAGGGCTACCGGTTGGTGCCCGGGGCCACGACCGACTTCGGCGAAGCCCGCGAGCGGCCCTTCGTCGACCGGGACGACGAGGCCTGGTGGCGCGAAACGGTCGCCTCGGTGCAGCCGAACCTGGTCGTGGCGTTGTTCGGGTTGAGCGATCTCCAGTCCCGCGTGGTGGACGGCACGGTGGTCGATTTCGAGTCCGCCGCGTTCGCCGATCTGCTGGAGCAGTCGGCGGACGAATTGCTCGGGGACCTCGCCGCCTCGGCTCCCGTCGTGGTGCTGACGTCGCCGCCGCTCATCGGCGCCCACATGCCCCAGCCGGTGATGTCGGCGTTCTTCGACGAGTTCAGTGCGGCCCGGGCCGAGCGTCTCAACGCGCTCCTGCAGGAGGTCGCGCGCGACCACCCACGGATCTCGATGTTCGCCTTCGCCGAAGCGCTCTGCCCCGGTGATGGGCCGGACCATGGCTGCCTGCTGGCCGACGACGGGCAGCCCGCGCGCCACGACGGCGTGCACTTCACCGAGCCCGGCGCCCGCCTCGCCGCGGCGCTCCTGACCGACGCGCTCGAGGCGGCGGCCGGTCTGTCCGATCCGGACTCCACCCCGTAG
- a CDS encoding SDR family NAD(P)-dependent oxidoreductase → MPLTQTEGRVAVVTGAGSGIGRAMVAHFVEQGMKVAAADIDGAAAEESAALAGAEVMASAVDVADAASVQQLADDVYDRWGAVHLLCNNAGVFQAGLAWQRSLDDWRWALDVNLWGIIHGVTSFVPRMLEGGEEGHVVNTSSVAGFVAAPFSGPYNVSKVAAFSMSETLAHDLAAVDAAVGASVLCPSAIRTGIAHTDQVRPGGPPAESDDAAFVRESLFQMTEAGIDPSEVPPIVLAGIAAGDFLIATKPSYADQIRTRFDALLDRRLPPTPAVD, encoded by the coding sequence ATGCCGCTGACACAGACTGAGGGGCGCGTCGCCGTCGTCACGGGTGCGGGCTCCGGCATCGGCCGGGCGATGGTGGCGCACTTCGTCGAGCAGGGCATGAAGGTCGCCGCCGCGGACATCGACGGCGCCGCGGCCGAGGAGTCCGCCGCCCTGGCGGGGGCCGAGGTCATGGCCTCGGCGGTGGACGTCGCCGATGCGGCGTCGGTGCAGCAGTTGGCGGACGACGTCTACGACCGCTGGGGAGCCGTGCACCTGCTGTGCAACAACGCCGGCGTGTTCCAGGCGGGTCTCGCCTGGCAGCGATCGCTGGACGACTGGCGGTGGGCCCTCGACGTGAACCTGTGGGGCATCATCCACGGCGTCACCTCCTTCGTTCCCCGGATGCTGGAGGGCGGCGAGGAGGGCCACGTCGTCAACACGTCCTCCGTCGCCGGTTTCGTGGCCGCGCCGTTCTCCGGTCCGTACAACGTCTCGAAGGTCGCGGCGTTCTCGATGAGCGAGACGCTCGCCCACGACCTGGCCGCGGTGGACGCGGCCGTCGGGGCGTCGGTGTTGTGCCCGAGTGCGATCCGCACCGGCATCGCCCACACCGACCAGGTGCGTCCGGGCGGACCGCCGGCCGAGAGCGACGACGCCGCGTTCGTGCGTGAGTCGCTGTTCCAGATGACCGAGGCGGGAATCGACCCGTCCGAAGTGCCGCCGATCGTCCTCGCGGGGATCGCCGCCGGCGACTTCCTCATCGCCACCAAGCCGTCGTACGCGGACCAGATCCGGACCCGGTTCGACGCCCTCCTCGACCGCCGTCTGCCTCCGACCCCGGCGGTCGACTGA
- the aceK gene encoding bifunctional isocitrate dehydrogenase kinase/phosphatase — protein MSALDATADPASVDPAVERLARMLHDAFVDYHDRFLGITHRASRRFLDRDWLAHQSDATERLGLHKQLVYGVVDAARLVLPDDEFAARTLWIRARRRYVDLVGERMDLELAETFYNSVTRRLFEIVGLDTDLEFLWLGPTALPADDGSRGEYRAFPQEGSLVDCVRDVFEHSPLGPHFEDLDGDAERVAARVAVQLDDIWDGHLDAIDVLRPIFYRNKGAYLVGRLRWLNRVSPIVIPLLNTERGVHVDAVLLTETDASRLFGYTRSYFHVLCRRPAAIVGFLKSLLPVKPVAELYTSIGYSQHGKTNLFRALYRHMEHSNTRFERARGARGMVMAVFTLPSFDVVFKLIKDRFAPTKRTTPDEVKRRYKLVFNHDRVGRLVDAQEFTNLSFQRDRFDEDLIDELRNDCARTVTITDDEVVLHHVYTERRLYPLDLYLREMSPERARAAAIDYGHAVKDLAAAAIFPGDLFPKNFGVTRHGAVVFYDYDELALLQDVNFRHMPVSQSYEDEMSDQPWFPVEANDVFPEEFKTYLRSPRVVGEIMETRHPELCTVEFWQSMQKQHEAGQLPDFYPYPEELRFHAADTD, from the coding sequence GTGAGCGCCCTCGACGCCACCGCGGATCCGGCGAGCGTGGATCCCGCCGTCGAGCGGCTCGCCCGCATGCTCCACGACGCGTTCGTGGACTACCACGACCGCTTCCTCGGCATCACCCACCGCGCATCACGCCGCTTCCTCGACCGGGACTGGCTCGCCCACCAGAGCGACGCCACCGAGCGGCTCGGTCTCCACAAGCAGCTCGTGTACGGCGTGGTCGACGCCGCCCGGCTCGTGCTTCCCGACGACGAGTTCGCGGCGCGAACGCTCTGGATCCGGGCCCGCCGCCGCTATGTCGACCTGGTCGGCGAACGGATGGACCTCGAGCTCGCGGAGACCTTCTACAACTCCGTCACCCGCCGTCTCTTCGAGATCGTCGGGCTCGACACCGACCTGGAGTTCCTGTGGCTCGGCCCGACCGCCCTCCCGGCCGACGACGGATCGCGCGGCGAGTATCGGGCGTTCCCCCAGGAGGGTTCTCTCGTCGACTGTGTGCGCGACGTGTTCGAGCATTCGCCCCTCGGTCCCCATTTCGAGGATCTCGACGGCGACGCCGAGCGGGTCGCGGCGCGCGTCGCCGTGCAGCTCGACGACATCTGGGACGGGCATCTGGACGCGATCGACGTGCTGCGGCCGATCTTCTATCGCAACAAGGGCGCCTATCTCGTCGGCCGGCTCCGCTGGCTGAACCGGGTGTCGCCGATCGTCATCCCGCTGCTCAACACCGAGCGCGGCGTCCACGTCGACGCCGTGCTGCTCACCGAGACCGACGCGAGTCGTCTGTTCGGCTACACCCGTTCGTACTTCCACGTGCTGTGCCGCCGCCCGGCCGCGATCGTCGGCTTCCTGAAGTCGCTGCTGCCGGTGAAGCCGGTCGCCGAGCTCTACACGTCGATCGGCTACAGCCAGCACGGGAAGACCAACCTCTTCCGGGCCCTCTACCGCCACATGGAGCACTCCAACACCCGCTTCGAGCGGGCCCGCGGCGCGCGCGGGATGGTCATGGCGGTGTTCACGCTCCCGTCCTTCGACGTCGTGTTCAAGCTGATCAAGGATCGCTTCGCCCCGACCAAGCGGACCACGCCCGACGAGGTGAAGCGGCGCTACAAGCTCGTGTTCAACCACGACCGGGTGGGCCGGCTGGTGGACGCCCAGGAGTTCACCAACCTGAGCTTCCAGCGCGACCGGTTCGACGAGGACCTCATCGACGAGCTGCGCAACGACTGCGCCCGAACCGTCACGATCACCGACGACGAGGTCGTGCTCCACCACGTCTACACTGAACGGCGGCTGTACCCGCTGGACCTGTACCTGCGGGAGATGTCGCCGGAGCGGGCCCGCGCCGCGGCGATCGACTACGGCCACGCGGTGAAGGACCTCGCCGCCGCGGCGATCTTTCCCGGCGACCTGTTCCCGAAGAACTTCGGTGTCACGCGCCACGGCGCGGTGGTGTTCTACGACTACGACGAGCTCGCCCTGCTGCAGGACGTCAACTTCCGCCACATGCCGGTCAGCCAGAGCTACGAGGACGAGATGTCCGACCAGCCGTGGTTCCCGGTCGAGGCCAACGACGTGTTCCCCGAGGAGTTCAAGACGTACCTCCGCTCGCCGCGGGTGGTCGGTGAGATCATGGAGACCCGGCACCCCGAGCTGTGCACCGTCGAGTTCTGGCAGTCGATGCAGAAGCAGCACGAGGCCGGCCAACTGCCGGACTTCTACCCCTACCCCGAGGAGCTCCGCTTCCATGCCGCTGACACAGACTGA
- a CDS encoding GntR family transcriptional regulator, which translates to MDSSPLDRASDLPLWAQLETELRRALDAGEFDDRFPTDLELTRRYDVSRHTVREAVGRIQADGLLRRVRGRGTVVERPRFEQRLGALYSLFTSIEAEGVEQRSEVIAVGLATDAEVAARLDLADDAELFRLERIRYADDEPLAIDIAWLDAELGRPLLDADFSHTALYDELERRCQCRPDRGWERIAPVIPTAAEADVLGASADEAAFRVERLGQLGDRVIEWRVTLIRGDRYRFFADWSAAGSGGLRMSAEDE; encoded by the coding sequence ATGGACTCTTCTCCTCTCGACCGTGCGAGCGACCTGCCGCTGTGGGCTCAGCTCGAGACCGAACTCCGCCGAGCGCTCGATGCGGGGGAGTTCGACGATCGCTTCCCGACCGACCTGGAGCTCACCCGCCGCTACGACGTCTCGCGCCACACCGTGCGCGAGGCGGTCGGGCGCATCCAGGCGGACGGCTTGCTACGGCGGGTGCGGGGCCGCGGGACGGTGGTCGAACGGCCCCGCTTCGAGCAACGGCTCGGCGCGCTCTACTCGCTTTTCACGTCGATCGAGGCGGAGGGCGTCGAGCAGCGCTCCGAGGTGATCGCGGTCGGTCTCGCCACCGACGCCGAGGTCGCGGCGCGACTGGACCTGGCCGACGATGCCGAGCTGTTCCGACTCGAGCGCATCCGATACGCGGACGACGAGCCGTTGGCGATCGACATCGCCTGGCTCGACGCGGAGCTCGGCCGGCCCCTGCTCGACGCGGACTTCAGCCACACCGCGCTCTACGACGAGCTCGAACGCCGGTGCCAGTGCCGGCCGGATCGCGGCTGGGAACGGATCGCGCCCGTCATCCCCACCGCGGCCGAGGCCGACGTGCTCGGCGCGTCGGCCGACGAAGCCGCGTTCCGGGTCGAACGGTTGGGTCAGTTGGGCGATCGCGTGATCGAATGGCGCGTGACCCTGATCCGCGGTGACCGCTACCGCTTCTTCGCCGACTGGTCCGCCGCGGGGAGCGGCGGGCTGCGCATGTCCGCGGAGGACGAGTGA
- a CDS encoding nuclear transport factor 2 family protein produces MTGSLDLADRQALTDLVARYALAVDTRDFADLHQVFVADATLDTGRAVRSGIDEITDAMQGLLRYESTSHVLGQHVVRPDGDGATGITYCSAHHLTVDGDVRTDTVMQIHYHDRYVRTDDGWRIAARRLDVRWRGTQPLG; encoded by the coding sequence ATGACCGGATCCCTCGACCTCGCCGATCGCCAGGCCCTCACGGACCTCGTCGCCCGCTACGCCCTGGCGGTCGACACGCGGGACTTCGCCGACCTCCACCAGGTCTTCGTGGCCGACGCGACGCTCGACACCGGACGCGCGGTGCGGTCCGGGATCGACGAGATCACGGACGCGATGCAGGGGCTCCTGCGCTACGAATCGACGAGCCATGTGCTCGGTCAACACGTCGTGCGGCCCGACGGCGACGGGGCCACCGGCATCACCTACTGCAGTGCGCACCATCTCACGGTCGACGGCGACGTCCGCACCGACACCGTGATGCAGATCCACTATCACGATCGCTACGTGCGCACCGACGACGGCTGGCGCATCGCGGCCCGGCGCCTCGATGTGCGGTGGCGCGGTACCCAGCCGTTGGGTTGA